CGAACACGGCTAATGGCAGCTATCTATAATACACACATCTGCAACGGCAAAGCACACAAAAGAAATGCCACAAGGCTGCCCTGATATGTATCTACACGATGCGCGTGACAGTTATAGAGCTGGCACGTTATTTTGTCGCGATATGGAAAATTACAGCAAAAAATACAATGATCAATCATGCGGCTATTTTCGCCGCGTGGTCTGAGACAAACGTGCTACCAGATCGTACGTTAATCGACGTACGATGAGCGAGCCAGTATATTTAGCTAAAAATCCATCTCACTCTTTGGGCGGCGGAACTTTGGCGGGCGCGGCAAGGAGTGGAAGGCCAGCACCATACTCTCGGCGTCTTAGCCCGCGCATATCCCATTTTACGCGGCAATATGGCGGCTATGGGTGTAGTAAAAGATTGCGTGCCAGAGCTAAACACCATCAAGGCGGAAGGAAACGCGCCAAAAGTTTTCAAGGAGAAGATATCCGTGCACAGCCACATCAAAGGACTGGGCGTCAACCCATCCATATTCGAAGTAGACACGGCACTCATTAACTCAACAGGAGATGTTTCTGACCCGAGATACCAGGAATATATCGATTGTTTCGATGTTGGTTGCGGTCTGGTAGGCCAGTACAGGGCGAGGGaggctgcgcagctcgCGGTGGATATGATAAAGGAGAAGAAAATGGCCGGTAAGCATCCATTAATGTGGCATACATTCGATAGTAATGTCCGTGTGATTGAGTCTAATATGACTTGTCATAATATGTATTAGGAAGGGCGCTACTGCTTGCGGGGCCAAGCGGCAGCGGCAAAACCGCTCTAGCCATGGCCATAGCAAAAGAGCTTAACACATCCGCGCCTTTTACTATCCTATCGAGTACCGAAGTGTTCAGCAGTGAGGTTAAGAAGACCGAGGTCTTGAATGAGGCGTTCCGCAAGTCGATACACATCATTCTGAAGGAGGAAAAACAAGTGTACGAAGGCGAAGTCACCGAACTCGTGGCAGAGGAAACGGAAAATCCGAGCGGAGGATTTGGTACCGTTTAAAACTTAAACCTGTATATCTTATTGCAGCAAAGTGTGTCAGCGCCGTAGTCGTCACCCTCAAAACGGTCAAGGGGACCAAAACTCTGAGGCTGGCGCCGCAGATACACGACCAGATGGTTAAAGAAAAGGTCACGATAGGAGATGTTATATACATAGACGCATCAACAGGTTAGATTAATGACAGATGTGCGACAGATGTGACAGGTCAAGTGCGGCGCTGCGGCAGATGTGATGCATATGCTACTGAGTTTGACCTGGAGGTCGAGGAATACGTTCCTATACCAAAGGGAGATGTATACAAGCAAAAGCAATGCGTGCAAGAAATGTCCCTAAATGACCTCGACGTCGCAAATTCACAACCGACGGTGCGTCGTGCAGAACGTTTTCAAATATACATGCACAGGGTGGGAATGATGTTCTTTCAATGATCAACCAGTATATCAAGCCTAAGAAAACGGAAATAACCGAAAAATTGAGGCTGGAAGTGAACAAGGCCGTAAATCGATACATAGACATGGGTGTTGCGGAGGTGGTACCAGGGGTATTGTACATTGACGAGGTCCACATGTTCGACATTGAGTGTTTTACGTACCTCACGAAGGCATTAGAATCACCGTTGGCGCCCATTGTTATACTTTCGACAAACCGTGGTGTAAGCTGAGAGTTTTACCAAGCTCATGTGTGCAGCTCTGCACAGTTCGAGGTACGGATTCCATAGAACCACATGGAATTCCCGTGGATCTACTCGACCGATTGTTGATCATAAAAACACTTCCGTATACCATTGATGAAGTGAGTGCTGACACATGACGATATATGGTTGTGCAGTTAGTGCAAGTATTGCGCATACGGGGGAAGGCAGAAAACGTGCCTCTAACCGACGACGCCTTGTTACGCTTGGGAGAAATTGGGGCCAATGCAAGCTTGCGCTATTGCATGCAGCTCATTGCGCCCGCAAACATATTGAGAGAAATTGGACAGAGCGATGTACTAGACAGGCGCTTCATAGACGAGGCTGACTCACTGTTCATGGACTGCAAAGTGTCTGCTCAGCGAATCGCACAGCAATCGCATCTTTTCGTATCATAAGCATTGCGCTTTTGTGTAGGAAACTTAATCGCAAAAAATTTATCCACCGTCTTACATTCACCCAGTGATGAACATGACGGATCAATCGCACGTCCAAGGTATGCCAACATAACGCTCACTATTAATGCCGTGTTTTAAGTTGCATTGTGTGCTATAAGTGTCTGCGTATGGCTTAGGCCAATATCCGGGTAAACCAGGGCGGCGCCTCATGCTTCTGGCTTCGACAGCGAGATCTTCGCCACCTTTGTACCGGGGTTTTTAGGTGGCATCCACCCTGTACGGGACATGTGGTGACTCACGGTCATAATCTTCGCGAGTCTTCATGTCCCTCGACACAGATCGGCACGTTGGACGGTGGCACTTGGTTGAAAACTATTCAGTTGTGATACTCCACCGTCTACGTGACTTCGCCTCCTTGTGTCTCCTATAACCAAAAGCTATTGGTTGGTCAGCCATTCCCACGATGGTGATTGTGTTCCTCAGACATCCAGATGATATCGGGCATTTCCACGATTTACTGAGATGATGGGTTGCGGCAATAACTCATATCTAATGGCCACTAATACGCTGTCCTAATACGTCTACGACCTTAACTACCAGATTGCTTGTTAGGTAAACCGATTAGCGGTTCAAAACAATGGGCAGAGgggatgacagattggacatATATCAACATTTATTAATAAAAGTGTTAAAGAACAGATCCCGCAGTCTTACAAAGACACAGCAAACGATGAGGCACATTAAAGTGGGATAGTGTCACCCATATCCAACACCGTTGGCACCCCAGGATTGTACGTGTTGTTAGATCCGGTGGCAGTGTATGTGCTGGGCGCTTTGCGCAACACATACTTCTTGGGAGGTTTAATGGGCTTCATGTTGATACGATAATCAACTCCAGGTATCGGGTATTTTCTATTTTTGTCAGGTTGCATGGCTGGGTTTTTCAATccatagaaagcccagaatccaGCAAGGTCGTAGATTATGTTCAAGAATTGTCCATCCACAGCTCTCAACGCGCTGGTGACCTCTGGACCACTCAAGCTAGTGCGGATTGCCTGATCTTTATAACCTACAGAATCCAACATATCCCCCAACCCCGGACTATTCATCAAAAACGAAGGCCAGGTAGCTGCAACAGCTGAATCTTTCAGAGAACGCAGGCCTGTGTATAGCATTGGTGCGATTCCTACGAAGACCATTGCACAAGCTCTCGGGTCCTCCTTGCATGACGCATCCCATGTAGCCtctgaactgtaagcagactcGTACTGCTCAGGGATTTTGACATCATCCAAGAACATCTCAGTGCCATCCACAACTTCACCTAATTTTTCAATCACGGCTTCAGCCGTAGTGCCCTCGGTCCATATGATGTTCTGGTAATCGCTTTCACGGACATACTCCAAGGCATCAACAAGTTCTTCGCGTCCTTTCCACAGTTTTTCCTCGAGTCGCTTCAACATCCTATCCACATACCACAATCCTCGTGTTCTTTGCTTCCACACGAACTCTTTTGTAATAAGTTTGACTTTCTCGAGAGCTGGCACAACCGCGTTACCGATAGGCTTGTTTGCGAGAAATTTGTGAACTGCTGCACCCAAACCAGTCAGGTTCGTTGTAGCGTCATCTCCCTTCACGGCCAACAACCaatcaatagcctccttgaggttgtgaggggcttcagtcaacgaagtgtacaccattttgatAACAACTTCTAAATTAACCGACTTCTATAAATGTGTTAATTGTTGGCCTATTGGTAGGGTTGTTAACAAAACAGTCCGCGTGTTTAAATAGCTGTGTCTTAATGGCTGATGAGCACAACGCAAGTACCGTCGCCTTCTAATGACTGCGTGTCTAATTAAAATTTACAAATAACCTTCTGTTCACCGTATAGGTGGACGTTGGAATATGGCGACAACCTAGCTGTCTTGTCTTATAGAGCTCCACACCACTAacgtggcatgcagtacgcgagtcactgggtaGACAAGTTTAACGCAAAATCGCACATACAGGACCCGGAGATGTTAGCACCATTTTAGGTGACACTCGAATGTTAAAAATGATACGATGGGTCGATGACAGTTTTATTTAGAGTACGCAGAGTCTTGCGGAGCTTGTTCGTTACCAACACTGCAGTCACATGGGGAAGGCAGACACTCCTCGTACTGTCTTCCGTGATTAACGTAAATCTTCTTGTGCTCAGTGGACGACACAATTATTTCTAGCGCTTGTCAGCACATGACAACCGGACGTTAGTGTACATTAGTTCACATACGTTCCAAACGCTTATTGACAAGGCCGCGATCATCGATTGTCCGTGAATCAAGCACGCCACTGTGCTTCGGAGCAGAAACTATACTCAGGCGGTGTTCCGTGTATTTGAGTCCTTACGACACGCAGATTTTGGAGTAAACGCTGGTTTCTGTGAATATCGTCAACATTTAAGTCGCACATATTTCGTCCCAAACTTGGTGGCACCGATACCGCGTCTAATACAAATCAGCAGGGTCACACATTTTGTCAACGGCATCAAAATAGGTCTTGATGAACTGCAAGGGAATCCATTACATCACAGTGGCTCCTGTGAATATAGATTAGCGTGCCTTCAACGGAACATAACTTCTTCGTCGTATTCCATCGATCTTTTGCCGTCATTACCGCATTTTGATAGTGTCAAACATGCGCATAACGGTAACTAAACCTCCAAAAAAGCATCCCAAATAATGTGTGTTATATATCTGGATCCCTAGCTCAGTCGTCATGCTACGCTGGGTTGCTCAGTGTGTGGAAACCTTGCAGCATGAATTGCTTGGACGGAATGCAAGCACATCAATGCAGTCGGTGTGCAGTAAATGTGCAATACGCCCCCTTGAATCGTCGTATCATCTATTTGAATCATTGCACGCATGTCGGCACGGGTACACAAATGCCTCAGCGAATGTAATactggtaacctagcattaACCACATTCACTCACTTCTTCTATTTTCCCAATCTATATGGGCACAGTGTTGTAAATCATAACTTGTCCATATGGTTGTTGTTGTAATTAAAATGGCCATATTTACCGTTGTGATGCCGAAATCATGCACAACAGCCAGCTTACGATTCCGCGCGTCTATTCGGTATTCGGGTCGACAGTGTTATTTTGATTACTATGTTATAGCTGTAACGGCTTTGTGTGTGATAAATGTGCCTATAATTGGGCATATTAAATCGTTCAACGCTTTAGAGCAATAGCAGCGTAAAAAGGCGATGAGTTGTCAGGCGAGTTCAGTGTACTTTGTTTACCAGAAATTCGCATTCATAGCAACCGAACGCATTGATATTAACGCAACTTTCACATTTCCCAAAAAGTAATTAACAAAAAGGGTCCTACGCCTGCGTTTTTCGCACCGGCGTGCCACGCCAAGTTGTATTCTAAAATACGTCTTTCACGTCCAGATATGTCTAGTTGATTGGACTGGAAGTTGATTAATCATTGCTTCAAACTTGTCATTTTGAATTCTTAAAAGCGCATGTAGTTATACATACCTTACTGCTCTCTATTCATCAATGTCAACGTTTACTTCGTGAAGAGTCGACAAATCCTTACAATTGTACTTGTAACATCTCAGTCACGCTGCTACCGAAGAGTATGATAATCGTGGCATCTACCCAACAACACTTCTCTTAAGTTGCTTAGGCAAAATTATAATAACTGCATATATTTCTCGCATCCAAAAACTATAATCGGCATCTTGATCATTTTTCGAATGATGAACATCCTACCATGAGACATTGGGTTATTAGCCCTCAGCCTTCCCTTCCAGCTGTGTGGTATATCAGCCGAATGTGGCATTGAAAATCTCACCTCGATATTTGCAGAATGAATCAGAGTTGTATGATTGCGCATATCAATTGGTACTATGTTAAGCGTGTATGAGCTTACGAATTCATCCCAGCATCGAATATCAATGCTCTTCCAATACGACCATCCACTGCCCCTTGGTCACGTACCAACATCACCGCATTTTCTGAACTACAGTGACAGGTTACATATATCATCCATTTTTGTTTGTAGGAGACATTGCGGAATTTTTGATTCGTGAAAATATAAGAAGACATCCGTACTGCAGCGTCTTGATTTTGTTTGCACAAAAGTTTTTAGGACCTCGTTACAATTCATGTTATTGGATGGGTAAATGTGATTTGCACTAATTATAAATAACTGTATTAACACAAGAAGATGTTCAGTTCGAGACAGACAAGCGTGTAGTATCCTAAACGGTTAGTTCCTCTGACATCATCAGACACCAACACgaactatgacaattaaactcTGTCATTGACAAAAAGATTTACTACATCTGAGCTACCCATTCCTTggagtagtagttctcgatctggatggtggatAGGATGACCCCCTTGATGGTGACGCAccggcactccaacggcggggtctggtGCAGGGTCTCCCCGGGTCCTATACGAGCACTGTCGAACTTCAGTgtgacaaagtgattaGTTCGAGACGCTACCAAAGACTGGCTGATGTCCATCAGGTTCTTCACTTCACCGTTCACCGAGACTTGGTAGAAGCAATTCggtgggtccaggacgtaAGGAGCTGGGCAATAGAATGCCgcttcttcagcagcctGAATGTTGATCTTGCATCCGAACTGGAGTTGTCTGTAAGTGTCGTATAGTTTGGGTGTCTCGGGCTTGAAAAACATATCTCTTGAGTCAGTAATTCCGCACCCTTGCATGTACGGGTCTGTCATCTCTACGTCAATTTGAACTACGTTCCATGTGTAATCCTCTAACGGTGCTACAGGCGGGGGAATATCAGCTGCCAATGCGTTATCGTTGACTTGACCAAAATCTGATTCTGATAGCTCCTTACCGCAAACGAATGTTATTGGCACGTACTCCGAGTGATCTGGATCCTTAGATACCAAAATTGCGCCGCTATTGGATGTAATCGCCAAATCACAATATTCGTCTGTATATTCTGAAATACTGATGTCGAGTCCACCTTTTGTACCAGCGATTCTCTCTCCGTTCAACTTTGAAATCAGCATAGGCCCATATGTGGTCGTATCTACTTTGTAATGGTGATGTCGAGGATAATCTGGTAACCATGTAGGTGGTACTACGGCGTCATTCTCATCGTCGTAAACCCCCTCATCCAGAACACACCGCATTAAGATTTTAGTGCCAGAGTGTAATTTTATAGGTATCTGGGGCATGTTGTGTAGCATAATTGATTGCATATGAGTGTGATCGCCGTAAAATAATGCCACCTCATTCCAAGGCAATAATGAGTAAGGCATCAACCATTGGTATGCGGCTTCACGACTTACTGTGTAAGTATACTCTTCATAACGGTTTGATCGCAAAACAAGTCTAGATGTTTCGTATCCATGTTCATCAACACAACTGCAGGCGTGACTGACGGGGACATTTTGGAAGCTCATGTCGAATACCTGAAATCCTCGAACGGGGTAAAGTGTCGCATTGCGCACAGATGTAGGAAATGGCGCAACCTGATTGGACGAAATATCGTATCCTGTGGACTCGCAATTGTTTGGAAACAGATCCTCATTGCGTCCGCATTGAATGCCGGCTTGCTGCTCGCCACTACTGACATTTACCAGCCATTCAGATGTTAACGCCATACCATTCCCCACGACTTTAATTGCAAGAGACTCACTGTCATTTGCCGGATCAAACATACCTGGTTTCCATCGGTCACAACCAATAATATTGTAGCGATAGGTAGGCGCAAATGAGACGTTCACTACAGCGCGTATCTTTTCAAGAACATTTTCGTTTCTAGATATGAATGTCCAATGATATAAAAACGAGTTGTATCCACTTCGTAACGCCAGAGGTTTGTCCATACGGTACTTCAGCTTGACCTCTCCTCCCTCCATTTGTGAAACATCTACCTCGAACGCACCGCCAGTTAATGCATCCTGGATCAAGATTTCGTCGTAAAGATCGATGTCATAAATCGTTTGTCTTTGGCGTAATATCAAAGATACGTCCGGCTTGAATTCAGTTTCGTATTCATGGATAGATGGCAGTTGCGAGAATGGGGCTGTCAAAGCATCCTcctcaacgtcgccgtcTTCTTCGAATTCCAAGTCAGCAGCAGCCGACTTGACTGTCTGTTTTGGCAACTTTATGGTCAACGTAGCACCCGGATGTAACATCACTGAACACCAGGGGCCACTAATAGGATTGAACCTGTTACGGGCAATCATGCTGGTTATGTCACAAATGTATTCAGTTTTCCAACGGACCTCTATCCTTGCTTTCACCCTACCCGTTTTCGGATTTATGCACCTACATTCGCCTTTGAATGCCCGTAATGCTAATCCATCAAAATATTGCGCTATAACCCATTTTCCACGATGATTAAAATTCCTATATAAATGTGGTGTAGGAGCAGTCACAACTCCGTCCGTCTTGTCCAAGAGATACTTCATGCAATCATCAGGTTCAATACGCCCTTGACAAATGAAGCCTATGGGCAATTCTGACATCGGATCTACCATACACGACCGTGTGCCCGTTTCGGAGTCCACGGTAACATTATCCGAAGCAAAAAGTGGTGAGGGACGGCTTCCACAGCCCTGCATAAGTTTGTGCTTGCGGCCTCTGTGCAAGAATACCACACCCAAGCTTCCCCCTATCTTGGCTATTTCGTCAACCAATGGCGTTCTCGGTTCCCATGGATGAGCGTCTATTTCAGCAAAACCATCGAGGCTAGCAAGTTGGGCTTGCAGCGCCTCACTCAATACCAAACCTCTAGGACCACAAATGAACACGAAACGATTCTCGGTGATGGCGTATATATAGTCATCCATTAGATCAATATGCAAGTCTGTTTGCGACGGCCTTGACGTTTTCCAAAAATTTAAGCGTCGTATTTCCGTAATCACTACCGTCGACAAAGGGACAGAGTGAAATTCGCCATTTTCAATCACATATGTTTCGAGACAAAAGTTATGATCCGCGGTTGGTTGGGGATGCCATACATACTCAATACCGTTTATTTGGCGTGGGCACATAAGAGTTGCCATCCCAAGGTCATCCATGTTTATGTGGGATGCAACTAGGGCATCGGCAACCAAAGATCTCAGACTACTACTAAAATCATATTGCAATGCGTTTATGAATTTAATAAACTGCAGAATTATAgcgcaaattgccaacggGGCTCCTATAAATTTCGCCATGTTTATAATTTAAGTCCGACGATAGACAAAAATAATCCTGAGTAAAAATGACCTTCAACCAACTTAAAACGCATGAATATATGCATTAGCTAATAAGTAAGGCTGAGTATTTTTTTTCGAGTAGTGGCAGTGAAGATCCCATCTCCCCAGCTAGCTGGCTTGTTACGGAAGAATTTTCCTTAAAAAATAAGCAAGACTAAAAATTTTGAATATTAGACAACAGTGTTCATTTTATGTCATTGATAACGTTTTTAATGCAATCTATAAAACTAAAATTATTACATGAGGCATGGTTGCCCTTCCCGAGAAAATTCTCAACAAGATACCCATTATTTGGCGATACATTATCATCGCAATGTTATCACCATTCTCGACATGGCGATTTACAGCGCATATAACGTTGTGGAGACGATGTCATAGGAGCGTGAAAGGCGCCAATGCTTTTTAAAGGATCAGACGATGTCCATGGTTGTACCAAATGTTGTGACGTGGAAAGGAATTGTGAAACGATATTATAATATGCACCTACTAGCACTTAGCATCTCTTATCGCACATTTACCACATCCAACGCGAATGTAGAGCAACAAACTCATACGTTGCGAAGAGTGACGTGAAACAAAGGTAAGAGTACGACTCTAGCAGACCCTCTGACCCTAACTagatggatgcccgcatgaATTGCACCAGTAACGATCGGCAACAAACcgacgtggatcccgcaaccagtatcagcgtgaggcggcagCCCCGCGAAATCGAAAACCGGGCCTAGCCAGATGGCACACTATAAAATGAGAGAACGTACTAATAATCAGCTATAGAATGGGTCGAATAAGTTTCTGCATACAGTGGATAAAACGTCAACCACGTGTCTATAACTACCGTTAAAGGAGGTCAACAAACCACTTTGAAATCTGTAAGGAAGAAACGACTAGGCGAGGCGAATGTTAAAGTGCAGCAGGCACAAACGTTGTCCAACGGGGACAACCATACTCACCCAAGTACAATACATACACAGCAAAACCAAATACCAGTATAGATATCACGAGAATGCAACGTGCAGGCAAGAGATGATTAATTAACCACAGATATTGGGAGACGGAAGTTACGCAAATCGCTCAGTTTCCGCAAGTGCGGAAGGCAGCGCCAGCGTAGCGAGCACGGGAACCAAGCTGTTCCTCAATGCGGATCAACTGGTTGTACTTGGCGTTGCGCTCGCTGCGGCAGGGAGCACCAGTTTTGATCTGGCCTGTGCCGAGGGCGACAACGAGGTCGGCAATGAAGGTGTCCTCAGTCTCACCGGACCTGTGGGAAACCATCACACCCCAGCTGTTAGCGTGACTCAAAAGACAAGCGTCGATGGCCTCGGTGACAGATCCGATCTGGTTGACCTTCAACAAAAGAGCGTTGCAAGCCTTCTTGGCAAGGGCAGTCTCGATACGCTTGGGGTTAGTGACAAGCAAGTCGTCACCCACAATCTGAACGGCAGCGCCGATCTCGTCCGTCAACATCTTGTAAGACTCCCAGTCGTcttggtcgaaggggtccTCAATGGAGACGATGGGGTACTTCTGGCAAAGCTCCTTGTAGTAGGCGACCATTTCGGGGCCAGACTTCATGCAAGGCTGCTCGCACTTGAAACCCAAGTTGTAAGAACTAGACTCTTTGACGTAGAACTCGGAGGCAGCGACGTCCATGGCAATCTTGACCTGGCCGTCAAAGCCGGCCTTCTTGATGGACTCAACCAAGAGGTCAAGGGCCTCCTCAGCAGACTTGATGTTGGGCGCGAAACCACCCTCGTCACCCACGTTGGTCGCGTCCTGGCCGTACttggcgttgatgaccttcTTCAGGTTGTGGTATACTTCGCAACCCATGCGAATGGCCTCCCTGAAGGAAGGAGCGCCGACGGGGAGGATCATGAACTCCTGCATGGCGAGGCTGTTACCGGCGTGGGAACCACCGTTGATGACGTTCAGGCAGGGAACTGGGAGGATGTAGTTGTCAGTCGGCTTGCCGGCAAGCTCAGCGAGGTGCTGGTACAGGGGGACCTTCTTGCtctcggcggcggcgcgggCAGCGGCCATGGAGACAACCAAGATAGCGTTGGCTCCGAGGTTTGACTTGCAGTGACCCCACTCGTTCATGCTACCGTCCAACTTCTTGACCATGAGGTCGTCCAATCCCTTCTGGTCACGGACATCATGACCCTTCAcaccggcggcgatggtggtGTTGACGTTGTTGACGGCCTTCAACACACCCTTGCCAAGGTAGCGCGCTTTGTCACCATCACGGAGCTCTAGGGCCTCGTAGATGCCGGTGGAGGCGCCGGAAGGGCAGGCAGCCCTGAAGAGACCGTCAGCGGTGGCGAGGTCAACCTCGACCGTGGGATTTCCACGGGAGTCTGCGTAATGTGCAACACACAGGGCAGATAAACATACCAAGAATTTCGCGAGCATGAATCGAAGTAATCGAAGCCATTGTTAGAGTTTGCTGTTGGAAATGAAAGTGATGTTGCCCCCGGTGCCAAGCAGCCCCCCCCGCGCGTTTGGGCTCCCCGAATAGCACTACCCCGCGGTGCCAAATAGACGCGGCCCCCGCTGCAGCCTCGAGAAT
This genomic stretch from Babesia bigemina genome assembly Bbig001, chromosome : III harbors:
- a CDS encoding RuvB DNA helicase, putative codes for the protein MAAMGVVKDCVPELNTIKAEGNAPKVFKEKISVHSHIKGLGVNPSIFEVDTALINSTGDVSDPRYQEYIDCFDVGCGLVGQYRAREAAQLAVDMIKEKKMAGRALLLAGPSGSGKTALAMAIAKELNTSAPFTILSSTEVFSSEVKKTEVLNEAFRKSIHIILKEEKQVYEGEVTELVAEETENPSGGFAKCVSAVVVTLKTVKGTKTLRLAPQIHDQMVKEKVTIGDVIYIDASTGQVRRCGRCDAYATEFDLEVEEYVPIPKGDVYKQKQCVQEMSLNDLDVANSQPTGGNDVLSMINQYIKPKKTEITEKLRLEVNKAVNRYIDMGVAEVVPGVLYIDEVHMFDIECFTYLTKALESPLAPIVILSTNRGLCTVRGTDSIEPHGIPVDLLDRLLIIKTLPYTIDELVQVLRIRGKAENVPLTDDALLRLGEIGANASLRYCMQLIAPANILREIGQSDVLDRRFIDEADSLFMDCKVSAQRIAQQSHLFVS
- a CDS encoding enolase (2-phosphoglycerate dehydratase), putative, whose protein sequence is MASITSIHAREILDSRGNPTVEVDLATADGLFRAACPSGASTGIYEALELRDGDKARYLGKGVLKAVNNVNTTIAAGVKGHDVRDQKGLDDLMVKKLDGSMNEWGHCKSNLGANAILVVSMAAARAAAESKKVPLYQHLAELAGKPTDNYILPVPCLNVINGGSHAGNSLAMQEFMILPVGAPSFREAIRMGCEVYHNLKKVINAKYGQDATNVGDEGGFAPNIKSAEEALDLLVESIKKAGFDGQVKIAMDVAASEFYVKESSSYNLGFKCEQPCMKSGPEMVAYYKELCQKYPIVSIEDPFDQDDWESYKMLTDEIGAAVQIVGDDLLVTNPKRIETALAKKACNALLLKVNQIGSVTEAIDACLLSHANSWGVMVSHRSGETEDTFIADLVVALGTGQIKTGAPCRSERNAKYNQLIRIEEQLGSRARYAGAAFRTCGN